The proteins below come from a single Pseudomonas chlororaphis genomic window:
- a CDS encoding membrane protein produces MQWILTLLGLALGWVVDESFADALIGALLGLGIAQGFRLSRLAAQAAEQQNLLRKTQQALDTLEQRLALFEHNRAPVPSEPAAAPAREIIVARVPEPEVKAEPELVWELPADLEPISAPAMAAEASQPLPDDVWTPAPVSRRQDRPVASEPVEPVIAQPAAPRGPNLIERALAGARNWLFGGNTVLRVGVVLLFLGLAFLLRYATEGMVVPIELRYAGVAASALGLLGLGWWLRQRNNGYALMLQGTGIAVLYLTVFAAMRLHPLLDAKAALGLLVAVTVFSAILAVTQNALGLAAAAALGGFAAPILTSTGSGNHVALFSYFILLNAGILAIAWFKAWRLLNLIGFVGTFGIGIAWGLRSYTPELLLSTEPFLVVFFLMYLAIGLLFTRRKLLEMSDAPADGSREALLRWSAHKGDYVDGTMLFGPPLVGFGLQFVLVQHLEFAAAFSALALGMIYMSLARVLMGGRALLLAETCLALGVIFASLAIPLGLDARWTSAAWAVEGAGIFWLGLRQQRPVARAFALLLQLGAALAFVSELRGGTSSLLDGAPLGALMLGAALLFTFYQLRQAEPQQASPWERQGLPVLAVLGLAFLYLLAPLFFFAHGTAIAWALAGLATLFVGLRLHSRSFLFTAFAVQLLGGALFLMRLQGAEGDSTAVFSAGWSGLLSASLIGLALIGGMLLAARDDMVRNDVRLLRGLSVVLLAGLVLINLAVLFVLPWQTASGVWAASGLLIIWLSLYLKQRASFVFGLLLQLLGGAAFLTAGPALLGPLDAEGLRPLAHGGFWTPLVLGLAALVGAWRLQRGQAATVFEALSLRRLSELLLVWGAGWWALAWVSEVLRFAPAHLSGNLLLVVAAASVAVWALLSLRLKWPALGVLCTLLVPAAGCVLVASWHNRYHPAAEFGWLAWLAVFAVHFLSLKRLAPTLPAQVRSTAHVLGAWLLIGVLALELRYGLLLLSEAYNAWRWLGWAILPSLYLVLMASPRAWPWPVAAQPREYRLYAAAPLALLMLGWFWLANTFSDGTAQPLPYVPLLNPLELGLLFALFGVYVWARSAVAQLTLRWAHAEHVAQLLAGLSLFAFFTAVVMRSAHHWIGVPFELDALLDSMFVQAGLSIVWTLIALGLMIGGHLRHRREVWLVGAALIAVVVAKLFFVELSNRGGLARIVSFIGVGVLLLVVGYFAPLPPKRSEAVESTEPPIPVSEGVSS; encoded by the coding sequence ATGCAATGGATCTTGACGCTGTTAGGCCTGGCACTTGGCTGGGTGGTGGATGAGTCGTTCGCCGACGCGCTGATAGGCGCGCTGCTGGGGCTCGGCATTGCTCAGGGGTTTCGCCTGAGCCGCCTGGCAGCCCAGGCGGCCGAACAGCAGAACCTGCTGCGCAAGACCCAGCAGGCCCTCGACACGCTGGAGCAGCGCCTGGCCCTGTTCGAGCACAATCGCGCCCCGGTGCCGAGCGAACCGGCCGCGGCGCCGGCGCGGGAAATCATCGTGGCCCGGGTGCCGGAGCCCGAGGTTAAGGCCGAACCGGAGCTGGTCTGGGAACTGCCTGCTGATCTCGAACCCATTTCCGCTCCCGCGATGGCTGCCGAGGCCAGCCAGCCGTTGCCCGACGATGTCTGGACGCCTGCGCCCGTCAGTCGGCGGCAAGACCGCCCAGTGGCGTCCGAGCCCGTGGAGCCGGTCATCGCGCAACCGGCGGCGCCCCGTGGGCCGAACCTCATCGAGCGGGCCTTGGCGGGCGCGCGCAACTGGCTGTTCGGCGGCAACACGGTGCTGCGGGTTGGCGTGGTGCTGTTGTTCCTCGGCCTGGCGTTCCTGCTGCGCTATGCCACCGAAGGCATGGTGGTGCCCATCGAGCTGCGGTATGCCGGCGTTGCCGCCAGTGCCCTGGGCCTGCTGGGCCTGGGCTGGTGGTTGCGCCAACGCAACAATGGCTATGCGTTGATGCTGCAAGGCACCGGGATCGCGGTGCTCTACCTCACGGTGTTCGCCGCCATGCGCTTGCACCCGCTGCTCGACGCCAAGGCGGCCCTGGGCCTGTTGGTGGCGGTCACGGTGTTCTCGGCGATCCTGGCGGTGACCCAGAACGCCTTGGGCCTGGCGGCCGCCGCCGCGCTGGGCGGGTTTGCCGCACCGATCCTGACATCTACCGGCAGTGGCAATCACGTCGCACTGTTCAGTTATTTCATCCTGCTCAATGCCGGCATCCTGGCGATCGCCTGGTTCAAGGCCTGGCGCCTGCTCAACCTGATCGGTTTTGTCGGCACGTTCGGCATCGGCATCGCCTGGGGGCTGCGCTCCTATACACCGGAACTGCTCTTGAGCACCGAGCCGTTCCTGGTTGTCTTCTTCCTCATGTACCTGGCGATCGGCTTGCTGTTCACCCGGCGCAAACTCCTGGAGATGAGCGACGCCCCCGCGGACGGCAGCCGTGAAGCCTTGCTGCGCTGGTCGGCGCACAAGGGCGATTACGTCGATGGGACGATGCTGTTCGGGCCGCCGCTGGTGGGCTTCGGCCTGCAATTCGTGCTGGTCCAGCACCTGGAGTTCGCCGCTGCTTTCAGTGCCCTGGCCCTGGGCATGATCTACATGAGCCTGGCGCGTGTCCTGATGGGCGGCCGTGCCTTGTTGCTGGCCGAGACGTGTCTGGCCCTGGGGGTGATCTTTGCCAGCCTGGCCATTCCCCTGGGCCTCGATGCCCGTTGGACATCGGCGGCCTGGGCGGTGGAGGGCGCGGGGATCTTCTGGTTGGGCCTGCGTCAGCAACGACCCGTCGCCCGTGCCTTCGCCCTGTTGTTGCAACTGGGCGCGGCGCTGGCGTTCGTCAGCGAACTGCGCGGCGGCACAAGCAGCCTGCTCGACGGCGCGCCGTTGGGCGCCCTGATGTTGGGCGCTGCCTTGCTGTTTACCTTCTACCAATTGCGCCAGGCCGAACCACAGCAGGCCTCGCCCTGGGAGCGTCAAGGCTTGCCGGTGCTGGCCGTTTTGGGGCTGGCTTTCCTTTATCTGTTAGCGCCGCTGTTTTTCTTTGCCCACGGCACGGCCATCGCCTGGGCCCTGGCGGGGCTGGCAACGTTGTTCGTGGGCTTGCGCCTGCACTCGCGCAGCTTCCTGTTCACCGCGTTTGCCGTGCAACTGCTGGGCGGTGCGCTGTTCCTGATGCGCCTGCAAGGCGCCGAGGGTGATTCAACGGCGGTGTTCAGTGCCGGCTGGAGTGGTTTGCTCAGCGCCTCGCTGATCGGCCTGGCCTTGATTGGCGGCATGTTGCTGGCGGCGCGTGACGACATGGTGCGCAACGATGTACGCCTGCTGCGTGGGTTGTCGGTGGTGTTGTTGGCAGGGTTGGTGTTGATCAACCTCGCCGTGCTGTTCGTCCTGCCGTGGCAAACGGCGAGCGGTGTGTGGGCCGCCAGCGGCCTGTTGATCATCTGGCTGAGCCTGTACCTGAAGCAGCGCGCCAGCTTTGTCTTCGGCCTGTTGTTGCAATTGCTCGGTGGCGCGGCGTTTCTCACGGCGGGGCCGGCATTGCTCGGGCCGCTCGACGCCGAGGGCCTGCGTCCCCTGGCCCATGGCGGGTTCTGGACGCCGCTGGTATTAGGGTTGGCGGCGCTGGTCGGCGCCTGGCGCTTGCAGCGAGGGCAAGCGGCGACGGTGTTCGAGGCCTTGAGCCTGCGGCGTTTGTCCGAGCTGCTGCTGGTCTGGGGCGCCGGTTGGTGGGCGTTGGCTTGGGTCAGCGAAGTGCTGCGGTTCGCCCCGGCGCACCTGTCGGGCAACCTGCTGCTGGTGGTCGCGGCTGCCAGTGTCGCGGTGTGGGCCTTGTTGTCGCTGCGCTTGAAGTGGCCGGCGCTGGGCGTGCTCTGCACTTTGCTGGTTCCGGCGGCGGGCTGTGTGCTGGTGGCGAGCTGGCACAACCGCTATCACCCTGCCGCGGAGTTTGGCTGGCTGGCCTGGCTGGCGGTGTTCGCCGTGCATTTCCTGTCTCTCAAGCGCCTGGCGCCGACGCTGCCAGCCCAGGTTCGCAGCACCGCCCATGTGCTCGGCGCCTGGTTGCTGATCGGCGTGCTGGCGCTGGAGTTGCGCTACGGCCTGCTGTTGCTCTCCGAAGCGTACAACGCGTGGCGCTGGCTGGGCTGGGCGATCCTGCCGAGCCTGTATCTGGTGCTGATGGCCTCGCCGCGGGCCTGGCCATGGCCGGTGGCGGCCCAGCCCCGTGAATATCGTCTCTACGCGGCGGCGCCCCTGGCACTGTTGATGCTCGGTTGGTTCTGGCTGGCGAACACCTTCAGCGATGGTACGGCGCAGCCCTTGCCTTATGTGCCGCTGCTCAATCCGCTGGAACTGGGCCTGCTGTTTGCCTTGTTCGGGGTCTACGTGTGGGCGCGCAGCGCGGTGGCGCAATTGACGCTTCGTTGGGCCCATGCCGAGCATGTCGCCCAGTTGCTCGCCGGGCTGTCGCTGTTCGCGTTCTTCACCGCCGTGGTGATGCGCAGCGCTCACCACTGGATCGGCGTGCCGTTCGAACTGGACGCCCTGCTCGACTCCATGTTCGTGCAGGCCGGGCTGTCCATCGTCTGGACTCTGATTGCCCTGGGTCTGATGATCGGCGGGCACCTGCGGCATCGTCGCGAGGTCTGGCTGGTCGGCGCGGCGTTGATCGCGGTGGTGGTCGCCAAGTTGTTCTTTGTCGAGTTGAGTAACCGCGGCGGTCTGGCGCGGATCGTGTCGTTCATCGGTGTGGGCGTGTTGCTGTTGGTGGTCGGCTACTTCGCGCCGCTGCCACCCAAACGCTCGGAAGCGGTCGAATCGACCGAACCGCCAATACCTGTCAGTGAGGGAGTGTCATCTTGA
- a CDS encoding maltodextrin phosphorylase yields MTQEPLVREAEVAAFRDAVLTKLTYAVGKDPDHAFDHDWFEAIALAARDHMVDHWMDHTRQIYRKGQKRVYYLSLEFLIGRLLYDSLSNLGLLDTAREALTELGVDLERIRLLEPDAALGNGGLGRLAACFMESMSTLGIAGHGYGIRYEHGLFRQAMVDGWQQEQTEHWLDFGNPWEFERPEVVYPIGFGGSVETVTDDTGKTRQVWSPAETVRAIAYDTPVVGWRGASVNTLRLWRARAMEDLHLERFNAGDHLGAVAEVARAESISRVLYPADSTEAGQELRLRQEYFFVAASLQDLLRRHRNMHTSVLTLGDHAAIQLNDTHPSIAVAELMRQLVDVYDVAWDAAWQVTQDTLSYTNHTLLPEALETWPVGLMERMLPRHMQIIYLINAQHIDSLRAKGVHDFDVLRSVSLIEEDNGRRVRMGNLAFLGSHSVNGVSGLHTQLMRSTVFSELHKLYPERINNKTNGITFRRWLFQANAELTSMMVDALGPSVLDNPEERLIELEPFADKPAFRKQFAEQRLHSKKALAYLIHERLGIAVNPAAMFDVQVKRIHEYKRQLLNLLHTVALYQAIRAEPEVDWVPRVKIFAGKAAASYHQAKLIIKLTNDIARVVNNDPTVRGLLKVVFLPNYNVSLAESIIPAADLSEQISTAGFEASGTSNMKFGLNGALTIGTMDGANVEMHERVGGEHMFIFGLTAEQVEARKRNGEFSAAPDIAASHRLNDVLQAIRGGVFSPDDPMRYTGLVDSLIDYDRFLVCADFDAYWDAQAKVEERWHDSKQWWRSAVLNTARMGWFSSDRTIREYATDIWKALE; encoded by the coding sequence ATGACTCAAGAACCACTTGTTCGCGAAGCCGAAGTGGCTGCATTTCGCGATGCCGTATTGACCAAACTCACTTACGCCGTCGGCAAGGACCCGGATCACGCGTTTGATCATGACTGGTTCGAAGCCATTGCCCTTGCCGCCCGCGACCACATGGTCGACCACTGGATGGACCATACGCGACAGATCTATCGCAAGGGCCAGAAGCGGGTCTATTACCTCTCCCTGGAATTCCTCATCGGCCGCTTGCTCTACGACAGCCTGAGCAACCTTGGTCTGCTGGACACCGCGCGTGAGGCCCTGACCGAGCTGGGCGTGGATCTGGAGCGCATCCGCCTGCTGGAGCCCGATGCGGCGCTGGGCAACGGTGGCCTGGGGCGCTTGGCGGCGTGCTTCATGGAAAGCATGTCGACCCTGGGCATCGCCGGCCATGGCTACGGTATTCGTTATGAGCACGGCCTGTTCCGCCAGGCGATGGTGGATGGCTGGCAGCAGGAACAGACGGAACATTGGCTGGATTTCGGCAACCCGTGGGAGTTCGAACGGCCTGAGGTGGTCTATCCGATCGGTTTTGGCGGCAGCGTCGAGACCGTGACCGACGACACCGGCAAGACCCGGCAAGTCTGGTCCCCGGCCGAAACCGTGCGGGCCATTGCCTATGACACGCCGGTGGTCGGCTGGCGTGGCGCCAGCGTCAACACCCTGCGCCTGTGGCGGGCCCGCGCCATGGAAGACCTGCACCTGGAGCGCTTCAACGCCGGCGACCACCTGGGCGCGGTGGCGGAAGTGGCTCGGGCCGAAAGTATCTCCCGCGTGCTGTACCCCGCCGACAGCACCGAGGCCGGCCAGGAACTGCGCCTGCGCCAGGAATATTTTTTTGTCGCGGCATCGTTGCAGGATTTGCTGCGCCGTCATCGCAACATGCACACCTCGGTGCTGACCCTGGGCGACCACGCGGCGATCCAGCTCAACGACACCCACCCGTCGATCGCCGTGGCCGAGCTGATGCGCCAATTGGTGGACGTCTACGACGTGGCGTGGGACGCGGCCTGGCAGGTCACCCAGGACACGCTGTCCTACACCAACCACACACTGCTGCCCGAAGCCCTGGAAACCTGGCCGGTCGGGTTGATGGAGCGCATGCTGCCCCGGCACATGCAGATCATCTACCTGATCAATGCCCAGCACATCGATTCGCTGCGGGCCAAGGGCGTGCACGACTTCGATGTGCTGCGCTCGGTGTCGCTGATCGAAGAGGACAATGGTCGGCGGGTGCGCATGGGCAACCTGGCGTTCCTCGGTTCCCACAGCGTCAACGGGGTGTCCGGCTTGCACACCCAACTGATGCGCAGCACGGTGTTCTCCGAGCTGCACAAGCTCTACCCCGAACGGATCAATAACAAGACCAACGGCATCACCTTCCGCCGCTGGCTGTTCCAGGCCAACGCCGAATTGACCTCGATGATGGTCGATGCCCTTGGGCCGAGTGTGCTCGACAACCCCGAGGAACGCTTGATCGAACTGGAGCCGTTTGCCGATAAGCCGGCGTTCCGCAAGCAGTTCGCCGAGCAGCGCCTGCACAGCAAGAAGGCTCTGGCTTACCTGATCCACGAGCGACTGGGTATCGCTGTGAACCCGGCGGCGATGTTCGACGTGCAGGTCAAGCGCATCCACGAGTACAAGCGCCAGTTGCTCAACCTGCTGCACACCGTGGCGCTGTACCAGGCCATCCGCGCCGAGCCGGAAGTGGATTGGGTACCTCGGGTGAAGATCTTCGCCGGCAAGGCCGCTGCCAGTTACCACCAGGCCAAGCTGATCATCAAGCTCACCAACGACATCGCCCGGGTGGTGAACAACGATCCGACCGTGCGCGGCCTGCTCAAGGTGGTGTTCTTGCCCAACTACAACGTCAGCCTGGCCGAAAGCATCATTCCGGCGGCGGATTTGTCGGAGCAGATCTCCACCGCCGGTTTCGAGGCGTCGGGCACCAGTAACATGAAGTTCGGCCTCAACGGGGCGTTGACCATCGGCACCATGGACGGCGCCAATGTGGAGATGCATGAGCGGGTGGGGGGTGAGCACATGTTCATCTTCGGCCTGACGGCCGAGCAGGTGGAAGCGCGCAAGCGCAATGGCGAATTCAGCGCCGCGCCGGACATCGCCGCGTCCCATCGCCTCAACGATGTGCTGCAGGCGATTCGTGGCGGGGTGTTCTCACCGGACGATCCGATGCGCTACACCGGGCTGGTGGATTCGCTGATCGACTACGACCGCTTCCTGGTCTGCGCCGATTTCGATGCCTATTGGGATGCCCAGGCCAAGGTCGAAGAGCGCTGGCACGACTCCAAACAGTGGTGGCGCTCGGCGGTGCTCAACACCGCGCGCATGGGCTGGTTCTCCTCGGACCGGACCATCCGTGAGTACGCCACTGACATCTGGAAAGCCCTGGAGTAG